A genome region from Pirellulales bacterium includes the following:
- a CDS encoding trypsin-like peptidase domain-containing protein — protein sequence MPEELGGRAKMSVRATTTSLILCALSGFCGALAAIVWIDTARFPAATAQEIVLPAPQTAVQPPPQRPVVAPPARPQNSLADLAVEERSAVSVYENCNRSVVNISTRGVRADAFFFLDATTDGTGSGSVIDTSGHVLTNFHVVEDAREIQVTLFNGQSFEGQLVGRDSINDVAIIKIDAPPEMLIPVPFGDSSRLRVGQSVFAIGNPFGLERTLTTGVVSSLNRTLPARNHHSLKSIIQIDAAINPGNSGGPLLDSRGRLIGMNMAIASRTGQSSGVGFAIPINTIARVVPQLIEKGHVVRADAGVAAVYETEKGLRIAQVVPGGPAERAGLRGARVVRRRRGPLVYEQIDRTAGDTILTVNGELAQTADDFLGAVESHRPGETVTINALRDGKEQAFRVVLGETDGD from the coding sequence ATGCCTGAAGAGTTGGGAGGACGCGCCAAGATGTCTGTTCGCGCTACGACAACGTCCCTGATCCTCTGCGCCCTATCTGGTTTCTGCGGCGCGCTGGCGGCGATCGTCTGGATCGACACCGCGCGTTTTCCAGCCGCCACGGCTCAAGAAATCGTGCTACCGGCGCCGCAGACGGCGGTCCAACCGCCGCCCCAGCGCCCGGTCGTCGCTCCCCCCGCTCGGCCGCAAAACTCCCTGGCCGATCTCGCTGTCGAAGAACGTAGCGCCGTCAGCGTGTACGAAAATTGCAATCGCAGCGTCGTCAACATCAGCACCCGCGGCGTCCGCGCCGACGCCTTTTTCTTTCTCGACGCCACCACCGACGGCACCGGCTCCGGCAGCGTGATCGACACCAGCGGTCATGTCCTCACCAACTTTCACGTCGTCGAGGACGCGCGCGAAATTCAAGTCACCTTGTTCAACGGTCAAAGCTTCGAAGGTCAACTGGTCGGTCGCGATTCGATCAACGATGTGGCGATCATCAAGATCGACGCCCCGCCCGAAATGCTCATCCCTGTGCCGTTCGGCGATTCATCGCGGCTGCGCGTGGGGCAGAGCGTCTTTGCCATCGGCAATCCCTTTGGTCTGGAACGCACGCTCACCACCGGTGTCGTCTCCAGCCTCAATCGCACGCTGCCGGCCCGCAATCACCATTCGCTCAAGTCGATCATTCAGATCGATGCCGCCATCAACCCCGGCAATTCGGGCGGACCGCTGCTCGATAGCCGTGGTCGACTTATCGGCATGAATATGGCCATCGCCAGCCGCACCGGGCAGAGCAGCGGCGTCGGCTTCGCGATTCCCATCAACACCATCGCGCGCGTTGTGCCGCAATTGATCGAAAAAGGGCACGTCGTACGCGCCGATGCCGGCGTCGCCGCAGTGTACGAGACCGAAAAAGGATTGCGCATCGCCCAGGTCGTGCCAGGCGGACCCGCCGAACGCGCCGGACTGCGCGGCGCGCGCGTCGTGCGCCGTCGCCGCGGTCCACTCGTCTACGAACAGATCGACCGCACCGCCGGCGACACCATCCTCACCGTCAATGGCGAACTGGCGCAAACCGCCGACGATTTTCTCGGCGCGGTCGAGAGTCATCGACCAGGCGAAACCGTGACGATCAACGCGCTGCGCGACGGCAAAGAGCAGGCGTTTCGCGTGGTGTTGGGCGAAACGGATGGCGACTAG
- a CDS encoding DinB family protein, with protein MLEQTCKLSRFNLWLMEALTADIQETEMTLQPAPDVNPPVWILGHLAVATDYAAKALGAERKCPREWHAEFGPGSAAVPQKSRPTKAELLTAIREGHERLTTLAGQATADHLARPHEVELLKATPLKTIGDLVAHLMSTHESQHLGQLSMWRRLTGRKPLV; from the coding sequence ATGCTCGAGCAGACGTGCAAACTCAGTCGTTTCAATCTTTGGCTCATGGAAGCGCTGACCGCCGACATCCAAGAGACCGAAATGACGCTGCAACCCGCGCCAGACGTCAATCCGCCAGTTTGGATCCTCGGTCATCTCGCCGTCGCCACCGACTACGCCGCCAAGGCCCTGGGCGCCGAGCGCAAGTGTCCGCGCGAGTGGCATGCCGAGTTCGGTCCCGGCTCCGCTGCCGTGCCGCAAAAATCGCGTCCCACCAAAGCCGAGTTGCTCACGGCGATTCGCGAAGGGCATGAGCGCCTCACCACATTAGCCGGTCAAGCGACCGCCGATCATCTGGCTCGCCCGCATGAGGTCGAACTGCTCAAGGCAACCCCGCTCAAAACTATTGGCGACCTGGTCGCGCACCTGATGAGCACGCATGAGTCGCAACATCTCGGTCAACTTTCCATGTGGCGCCGCCTCACGGGTCGCAAGCCGTTGGTGTGA
- a CDS encoding CehA/McbA family metallohydrolase encodes MPQIRTAAVWGWCAAALVVLSTDQHALASGGQLKLVTIDSETGEPVPCRMHLKGANGKPRPYKRLPYWDDHFVFPGEIKLQLPKGAYTFEIERGPEYVNCTGHFVIENHADDEKTVTLKRAVDMAAEGWCSADLHVHRPLRDIELLMAADDLHVAAVAPLKTAETIDPKLSQLAEQQRAVFPAYEHELAGNTMLCFSRTGELQLPSAALEAKSGLQFLHAARQDKANWIDVARPFSWDLPVAAALGLVDSVELANDHLLRSGVVNKETGGRPRDKRFSGPFANALWSQHIYYQLLNTGLRLPPTAGSGSGVAANPVGYNRVYVYLGESWSSEAFWQALAAGRVMVTNGPLLRPNVRGQLPGHVFESPAGETVSLDVSLTLSTRDPVSYLEIIKNGEVERSVSLREYAKAGRLEPLEFSESGWFLVRVVTEVEHTYRFASTGPYYVEVGDAQQRVSKSAAQFFLDWTRQRSDQSGASPADRVLYDRALEFWTQRVAAANAP; translated from the coding sequence ATGCCGCAAATTCGCACTGCTGCTGTTTGGGGATGGTGCGCCGCCGCGCTTGTGGTGTTGTCGACGGACCAACACGCATTGGCAAGCGGCGGACAACTCAAGCTCGTCACCATCGATTCCGAAACCGGCGAGCCGGTTCCCTGCCGCATGCATCTAAAAGGCGCCAATGGCAAGCCGCGTCCCTACAAGCGATTGCCTTACTGGGACGACCATTTTGTCTTTCCGGGAGAAATCAAGCTTCAACTCCCCAAAGGCGCCTACACTTTCGAAATCGAACGCGGTCCGGAATATGTCAATTGCACCGGACACTTCGTCATCGAAAACCACGCCGACGACGAGAAAACAGTCACACTCAAAAGGGCGGTCGACATGGCCGCCGAGGGGTGGTGCTCCGCCGACCTCCATGTTCACCGCCCGCTGCGCGACATCGAACTCTTAATGGCCGCCGACGATCTGCACGTCGCCGCGGTCGCGCCGCTCAAAACTGCGGAAACCATCGATCCCAAGCTTTCGCAACTCGCCGAGCAGCAACGAGCCGTTTTTCCCGCCTACGAACACGAACTAGCCGGCAACACCATGCTCTGTTTCAGCCGCACTGGCGAATTGCAGCTTCCGTCCGCCGCGCTCGAAGCAAAATCGGGACTCCAGTTTCTGCACGCCGCGCGGCAGGACAAAGCAAACTGGATCGACGTCGCCCGGCCATTTTCTTGGGATCTGCCGGTCGCGGCCGCGCTGGGCCTTGTCGATTCCGTCGAACTAGCCAACGACCATCTCCTGCGCAGTGGAGTGGTCAACAAAGAAACTGGCGGCCGACCGCGCGACAAACGCTTCTCCGGTCCCTTCGCCAACGCCCTCTGGTCGCAGCACATCTACTATCAACTGCTCAATACTGGGCTGCGCTTGCCTCCCACCGCCGGCAGCGGTTCGGGTGTGGCCGCCAACCCCGTTGGCTACAACCGAGTGTATGTCTATCTGGGCGAGTCCTGGAGCAGCGAGGCCTTTTGGCAAGCGCTCGCGGCTGGACGCGTGATGGTGACTAACGGCCCACTCTTGCGGCCTAACGTGCGCGGTCAGCTTCCCGGGCATGTCTTCGAATCACCCGCTGGCGAAACGGTCAGTCTCGATGTCAGTCTCACGCTGAGTACGCGCGACCCGGTGAGCTATCTGGAAATCATCAAAAATGGCGAAGTTGAGCGCTCCGTTTCGCTTCGCGAATACGCCAAGGCAGGGCGACTCGAACCGCTCGAATTCTCCGAGAGCGGCTGGTTCTTGGTTCGCGTCGTCACGGAGGTCGAGCATACCTACCGCTTCGCCTCCACTGGCCCATACTATGTCGAAGTGGGAGACGCCCAGCAGCGCGTCAGCAAATCGGCCGCGCAGTTCTTTCTCGACTGGACCCGCCAGCGTTCCGATCAGTCGGGCGCCTCGCCCGCCGATCGTGTCCTGTACGATCGCGCACTCGAATTTTGGACCCAGCGAGTTGCGGCGGCCAATGCGCCCTGA
- a CDS encoding J domain-containing protein → MAEDYYELLGVPKGASADDIQKAYRTLARKYHPDLNPNDKTAKEKFQKVQQAFEVLNDAKKREMYDRYGPDFEHMGPGGPRGGGGGFYPGHGQQSWEFSNAEQGFDFSDLFGGGGGGGGESGGFEDLLRQFGRGGRGGGGGRAKARKARGADVLYEISVPFTVAIRGGQHQLRVQRPTGEQHTIDVTIPAGIEDGKKIRLRGQGEVGVRGGPEGDLIITVRVAEHPHFTRRGDNLYVRVPVTLAEAALGSKIDVPTPDGTITLKVPPGSSSGAKLRVRGFGVDGKQGRGDLFAELQIELPKELSEDDQAAIRAIDERNPLSPRAGLNW, encoded by the coding sequence ATGGCAGAGGATTACTACGAACTGCTGGGCGTTCCCAAGGGCGCCTCCGCGGACGACATACAGAAGGCCTATCGCACGTTGGCGCGCAAGTATCACCCCGACTTAAACCCCAACGACAAGACGGCGAAAGAGAAATTCCAGAAGGTCCAGCAGGCCTTTGAAGTGCTCAACGACGCCAAGAAGCGGGAAATGTATGACCGCTACGGACCAGACTTTGAGCACATGGGTCCTGGCGGACCAAGAGGGGGCGGCGGCGGATTTTATCCGGGACATGGGCAGCAATCCTGGGAATTTTCCAACGCCGAGCAAGGATTTGATTTCTCCGACCTCTTTGGCGGGGGCGGCGGAGGAGGAGGCGAGTCAGGCGGGTTTGAGGATTTGCTGCGACAGTTTGGCCGAGGGGGACGTGGCGGGGGCGGGGGACGGGCGAAGGCCCGTAAAGCGCGCGGCGCCGATGTGCTGTATGAAATTTCGGTGCCGTTCACGGTCGCAATACGGGGTGGACAACACCAACTGCGGGTGCAGCGCCCCACCGGTGAACAACACACCATCGACGTGACGATTCCGGCGGGCATCGAGGACGGCAAGAAGATTCGCCTGCGAGGCCAGGGGGAAGTAGGGGTTCGCGGCGGGCCTGAGGGCGATTTGATCATCACCGTGCGGGTGGCGGAGCATCCGCACTTCACCCGGCGCGGCGACAATCTGTATGTGCGCGTGCCGGTGACATTGGCCGAGGCGGCGCTAGGCAGCAAGATCGACGTGCCGACACCGGATGGGACCATTACGCTGAAAGTTCCACCGGGTAGCTCGTCTGGCGCCAAACTGCGAGTCCGCGGTTTTGGCGTGGACGGCAAACAGGGGCGCGGGGACTTGTTCGCGGAACTGCAGATTGAGCTGCCCAAGGAACTGAGCGAAGACGATCAGGCGGCGATTCGCGCAATTGACGAACGAAATCCGCTTTCGCCGCGAGCAGGGTTAAACTGGTAG
- the rnpA gene encoding ribonuclease P protein component has protein sequence MSTPRAREAESDGAPITGAERYRFGATRRLRTQRDFDEVYRRRCSASDQLLVLYGWPNALEESRLGLSVSRKVGGAVARNRWKRRLRETFRLSQHDLPAGFDWIAIPRAGSEPPMEPLRDSMLRLARQVVEKCQRRGGARHA, from the coding sequence ATGTCGACGCCACGAGCGCGCGAAGCCGAATCGGACGGCGCGCCAATTACTGGCGCGGAGCGTTATCGATTTGGCGCCACGCGGCGGCTGCGCACACAGCGCGACTTCGACGAGGTGTATCGGCGCCGTTGTTCGGCCAGCGACCAGTTGCTCGTGCTATATGGCTGGCCCAACGCGCTTGAAGAGTCGAGGTTGGGGCTGAGCGTTTCGCGCAAGGTGGGTGGGGCCGTTGCGCGGAATCGCTGGAAGCGCCGGCTGCGCGAGACGTTTCGGCTGTCACAGCATGACTTGCCGGCGGGTTTTGATTGGATCGCCATTCCGCGGGCCGGTAGCGAGCCGCCAATGGAGCCGTTGCGCGATTCGATGCTGCGGCTAGCGCGGCAAGTGGTGGAAAAGTGCCAACGACGAGGCGGCGCGCGCCATGCGTAA
- the yidD gene encoding membrane protein insertion efficiency factor YidD, whose amino-acid sequence MRKAISWLLILMVRLYQATLSPLLGGHCRFEPSCSHYFIQAVEKHGPWRGAAKGVARICRCHPFHPGGYDPP is encoded by the coding sequence ATGCGTAAGGCGATTTCCTGGCTGCTGATTCTGATGGTGCGACTGTATCAGGCGACCTTGAGCCCGCTGTTAGGCGGACACTGCCGATTTGAGCCAAGCTGCAGTCACTATTTTATTCAAGCGGTGGAGAAACATGGCCCGTGGCGTGGGGCGGCCAAGGGGGTGGCCCGCATCTGCCGCTGTCATCCATTTCATCCGGGGGGGTACGATCCTCCATAG
- a CDS encoding flagellar basal body P-ring protein FlgI — protein MDVRRAGTHDGKTPATNWLHRNWRRALRWSALSLGFAVLSAAAPGCAATSIRSQSPEDIAAAGAERTLVGELAVPDGLQPVAVEAVALVTGLAGTGSDPHPGPERAALLNDMQKRGVINPNQVLASSSTSLALVRGYMRAGIQAGDHFDLEIRVPSRSETSSLRDGWLMESQLREMAALGNQIHEGHPLARAQGPILVDPAAESSGNTISQTRGRVLGGGIAKKSRPLRLVLKPDHRSVRNSSQIGAMLNRRFFMYHQGIKQGVATPKTDEYVQIEVHPRYKDNIPRYMQVLRAVPLRETPSEQMERLKLLERQLLDPITADAAALRLEAVGKAAADTLVIGVKSEDPLVRFYAAEALAYLDDRRAVPALAQAAREEPAFRVYALSALGAMDDFSASQELREMLALPSAETRYGAFRALWAMDPHDPALASENLGDQFSYHALAVGGPPLIHLTRSFRAEVVLFGKEHRLKTPVVLDASQRILIKADTPDEVVISRFEAGSDVQKRTTPNSIDAIVRAIVELGGSYPDVVQALQQAKLKKCLSSRLEIDALPQPGREYTSHSADGEPARGGRQPVVSTPLPDLFATPKEEREEKPAAEDAASDSEPPSARKGGFLARLRD, from the coding sequence ATGGATGTAAGGCGCGCAGGAACGCATGACGGCAAGACGCCGGCAACCAACTGGTTGCACCGGAACTGGCGCCGCGCGCTTCGATGGAGCGCCCTGTCGCTGGGGTTCGCGGTACTGTCGGCGGCGGCGCCGGGCTGCGCCGCGACGAGCATTCGGTCACAAAGCCCCGAAGATATTGCCGCCGCAGGCGCCGAGCGGACGCTAGTTGGCGAACTGGCGGTGCCCGATGGACTACAGCCGGTGGCGGTGGAAGCAGTCGCGCTGGTGACTGGTTTGGCGGGGACGGGGTCGGATCCGCACCCAGGTCCAGAACGCGCGGCGCTGCTCAACGACATGCAGAAGCGCGGCGTCATCAATCCGAATCAGGTGCTCGCGTCGTCATCGACCTCCTTGGCGCTGGTCCGCGGCTATATGCGGGCAGGCATTCAGGCTGGGGACCACTTTGATTTGGAAATCCGCGTTCCGTCGCGCAGCGAAACCTCCAGCCTGCGCGACGGTTGGCTGATGGAATCTCAGCTCCGCGAAATGGCGGCGCTGGGCAACCAGATACACGAAGGGCATCCGCTGGCCCGAGCGCAAGGGCCAATTCTGGTCGATCCGGCGGCGGAGTCGAGCGGCAACACGATTTCGCAAACGCGGGGACGCGTGTTAGGTGGCGGAATCGCCAAAAAATCTCGGCCGTTGCGACTGGTGCTGAAGCCAGATCACCGTTCGGTGCGCAACAGTTCGCAGATCGGCGCCATGTTGAATCGCCGGTTCTTCATGTACCACCAGGGAATCAAACAAGGCGTTGCCACGCCCAAGACCGACGAATATGTGCAAATCGAGGTGCATCCTCGATACAAGGACAACATTCCACGGTACATGCAGGTACTGCGCGCCGTACCGCTGCGCGAGACGCCGTCGGAGCAGATGGAGCGGCTGAAGTTGCTCGAACGGCAATTGCTCGATCCGATCACCGCCGACGCCGCCGCGCTACGATTGGAGGCGGTTGGCAAGGCGGCGGCCGACACCTTGGTCATCGGCGTCAAATCGGAAGACCCCTTGGTGCGATTCTACGCGGCCGAAGCGCTGGCCTATCTCGACGATCGCCGCGCGGTCCCCGCCTTGGCGCAAGCCGCGCGTGAGGAGCCGGCGTTTCGGGTGTACGCCTTGTCGGCGCTGGGGGCGATGGACGACTTTTCGGCTTCGCAGGAACTGCGAGAAATGCTCGCTCTGCCGAGCGCGGAGACGCGATATGGCGCCTTCCGCGCGTTATGGGCCATGGATCCGCACGATCCTGCGCTGGCGAGCGAGAATCTTGGGGACCAGTTCAGCTATCACGCGCTGGCCGTGGGCGGGCCGCCGCTCATTCATCTGACGCGCAGCTTTCGCGCTGAGGTGGTGCTGTTTGGCAAAGAGCATCGCCTGAAGACCCCGGTAGTGCTTGACGCCAGCCAGCGCATCTTGATCAAGGCCGACACGCCCGACGAGGTGGTGATCTCGCGGTTCGAAGCGGGCAGCGACGTGCAAAAACGAACGACGCCCAACTCGATTGACGCGATCGTGCGAGCAATCGTCGAACTGGGGGGCAGCTACCCCGACGTGGTGCAGGCGCTACAGCAGGCCAAACTGAAGAAGTGCCTTTCCAGCCGGTTGGAAATCGACGCGCTGCCGCAACCCGGACGCGAGTACACCTCGCACTCGGCGGACGGGGAACCGGCCAGGGGCGGACGCCAACCCGTGGTTTCGACCCCCTTGCCCGACCTATTTGCGACGCCCAAGGAGGAACGGGAGGAGAAGCCGGCGGCCGAGGACGCTGCTAGCGATTCGGAGCCCCCATCGGCCCGGAAGGGCGGTTTTCTTGCTAGACTGAGGGATTGA
- the smc gene encoding chromosome segregation protein SMC — MLKALELVGFKSFADRTRFEFPPGITVVVGPNGSGKSNVVDAMKWVLGEQSVKSLRGKEMADVIFNGSGSRSLLNSAEATLTFDNAQRQLALDSPEVHITRRVYRSGEGEYLINRQPCRLRDIRELFSGTGAATEAYSVIEQGKVDVLLQSSPRDRRMIFEEAAGISRFKAKKVESLRRLERVEQNLLRLSDIVEEVDNQLRSVRRQAGKAQRYREYSERLKLLRLSLGAADWRRLGQQSSEREAALAASSNTAAQQRQSIEQLELRQRELEAELLLLAEASRACDARLASSRELIVGDEAASNHERERLADLERERDAQRGRFANLAARRGDSGAELDEVEQSIEHARAERERLAAELAERQAEAAELARLLGELRQESEARRGSYMNLMRSAAALGNQTSAREQQWEAANASCERGRARMVEIESQFAQHRSDQERIAAQLTSHQEVLSQRQAATAEAKSALDGLTHEQETLAADVAQLRERHSAARERSKVLKELEDRMEGVGAGAKELLMLARQTENGPLSQVHGLVGHLLTAKPDMAHLIDAALGPVAEHLVIAPGQEFFDYLVAEAYRLPGRVGFISIDHDSGETQPDGPDLSGLAGVIGRATEFVEPADEQSLVVSRLVNRLFGRTWIVESLAQALVLSRGAAHGMQLVTLAGEVVGPDGLLAAGPRQAATGLISRRSELRLLLSQLTELATTVRARESSAAAVKGKLVGQQAQVEARRTDQLEAQHAVTELKAQLKELAHRDARLRQQQQNIAKDLNAATAARDEAERGLSAARGELATIEGTLTSMEGEIAAATSRLERQDEERRASAQDATRIEVRMAKLDEQLARLQLQRAQLADHREQRQRVLDEHAGQLARLDERITACAALILQHDSRLAQVYLDKQALELERARQLDHSRAVQQARGQSLEDAQALRAKLRDCEVETHRLELARRELELERLALANRLRDDYQVELSEFTGEIDTPDERSREEIDGEIAELRRKINSIGAVNLDALAELDELESRHQNLTSQFQDLAQAKSSLEQIIGKINGDSRRLLAETFETVRGHFQELFAKLFGGGHADIVLEAGVDILESGIEIVARPPGKEPRSISLLSGGEKTMTCVALLLAIFRSRPSPFCVLDEVDAALDEANIERFVGVLREFLAWTQFIIITHSKRTMTCANTLYGVTMQETGVSKRVSVQFEDVSETGEILSTAGRDDETQAA, encoded by the coding sequence ATGCTCAAAGCCCTCGAACTAGTCGGCTTCAAGAGCTTCGCGGATCGGACGCGATTCGAGTTTCCGCCGGGCATTACCGTGGTCGTCGGCCCTAATGGCTCCGGCAAGTCGAACGTCGTCGACGCTATGAAGTGGGTGCTGGGCGAGCAGAGCGTCAAGAGTCTGCGCGGCAAGGAGATGGCGGACGTCATCTTTAACGGCTCGGGCAGCCGAAGTTTGTTGAATTCGGCGGAAGCCACCCTGACGTTCGACAACGCCCAACGCCAGTTGGCGCTCGACTCTCCCGAAGTTCACATCACTCGTCGCGTCTACCGCAGCGGCGAGGGGGAGTATCTGATCAATCGTCAGCCGTGCCGGCTGCGCGACATTCGCGAGCTGTTCTCGGGCACCGGCGCCGCGACCGAGGCATATAGCGTCATCGAGCAGGGCAAGGTCGACGTGCTGTTGCAGTCGTCGCCGCGCGACCGGCGAATGATCTTTGAAGAGGCGGCGGGCATCAGCCGCTTCAAAGCCAAGAAGGTGGAATCGCTACGGCGGCTGGAACGGGTGGAACAAAACCTGTTGCGGCTGTCAGACATCGTGGAGGAAGTCGACAATCAACTGCGCAGCGTGCGACGGCAGGCCGGCAAGGCGCAGCGGTACCGCGAATACAGCGAACGCTTGAAGTTGCTGCGCCTGTCGTTGGGCGCGGCCGATTGGCGTCGACTGGGCCAGCAATCGTCGGAGCGCGAGGCGGCGCTGGCCGCCAGCAGCAACACGGCGGCGCAGCAACGGCAATCGATTGAACAACTTGAACTTCGGCAACGCGAGCTGGAAGCCGAGCTTTTGTTGTTGGCCGAGGCCAGTCGCGCGTGCGACGCGCGATTGGCGAGCAGTCGCGAGTTGATTGTCGGCGACGAGGCGGCCAGCAATCACGAGCGCGAGCGTCTAGCCGACCTGGAGCGCGAACGGGACGCTCAGCGCGGCCGATTCGCGAATCTAGCGGCGCGGCGCGGCGACTCTGGCGCCGAATTGGACGAGGTGGAACAGTCGATCGAGCATGCGCGGGCTGAGCGGGAGCGACTGGCCGCGGAGTTGGCCGAACGGCAAGCGGAGGCGGCTGAATTGGCGCGCCTGCTAGGCGAGTTGCGCCAAGAGAGCGAGGCACGCCGCGGTTCTTACATGAACCTGATGCGTAGCGCAGCCGCGCTGGGCAACCAAACTTCTGCCCGCGAGCAGCAGTGGGAAGCTGCCAACGCCAGTTGTGAGCGGGGCCGCGCCCGGATGGTGGAGATTGAATCGCAATTCGCGCAGCACCGCAGCGACCAGGAGCGGATCGCGGCGCAACTGACGTCCCATCAAGAAGTGCTATCGCAGCGCCAGGCCGCGACTGCCGAGGCTAAGTCGGCGCTGGACGGCCTGACACACGAGCAAGAGACACTGGCGGCGGATGTGGCCCAGCTTCGCGAACGGCACTCCGCGGCGCGCGAGCGGTCGAAGGTCCTCAAGGAACTGGAAGACCGCATGGAAGGGGTCGGCGCCGGAGCGAAAGAGCTCTTGATGCTGGCTCGGCAAACGGAGAACGGCCCCTTAAGCCAGGTGCATGGCCTGGTGGGTCACCTGTTGACCGCGAAGCCCGACATGGCGCATCTGATCGACGCGGCGCTTGGTCCTGTGGCCGAGCATCTGGTGATTGCGCCCGGCCAGGAGTTTTTCGATTACCTCGTGGCCGAGGCATATCGGCTGCCCGGGCGGGTCGGTTTTATTTCGATCGACCACGACAGCGGAGAAACCCAACCCGACGGTCCGGACCTGTCGGGGCTAGCTGGAGTGATCGGCCGAGCAACGGAGTTCGTGGAACCGGCCGACGAACAGAGTCTGGTGGTGAGCCGACTGGTAAACCGGCTGTTCGGTCGGACTTGGATCGTGGAAAGCTTGGCGCAAGCGCTGGTGTTGTCGCGGGGTGCCGCGCATGGGATGCAATTGGTCACCTTAGCTGGGGAGGTGGTAGGTCCGGATGGCCTTCTTGCCGCGGGGCCACGACAGGCAGCGACGGGACTGATATCGCGGCGCAGTGAACTGCGGCTCTTGCTCAGTCAGTTAACTGAGTTGGCGACGACCGTGCGCGCGCGGGAATCGTCCGCCGCAGCGGTGAAAGGCAAGTTGGTCGGCCAGCAGGCGCAGGTGGAAGCTCGGCGCACCGATCAATTGGAAGCGCAGCACGCAGTGACCGAACTGAAGGCGCAGCTCAAAGAGCTAGCGCATCGCGACGCGCGGTTGCGGCAGCAGCAACAGAACATCGCCAAGGACCTGAACGCGGCAACCGCAGCGCGCGACGAAGCGGAGCGGGGGTTGAGCGCCGCCCGAGGGGAACTGGCGACGATCGAGGGAACTCTGACGAGCATGGAAGGAGAGATTGCCGCCGCGACCAGTCGACTGGAACGACAGGACGAGGAGCGGCGAGCGTCCGCGCAGGACGCCACCCGCATTGAAGTGCGCATGGCGAAGCTGGACGAGCAACTAGCGCGTTTGCAATTGCAACGGGCGCAGTTGGCGGATCATCGCGAGCAGCGCCAGCGCGTGCTCGACGAACACGCCGGACAACTGGCGCGACTCGACGAGCGGATTACCGCCTGCGCCGCGCTGATCTTGCAGCACGATTCGCGACTGGCGCAAGTTTATCTCGACAAGCAAGCATTGGAGCTAGAGCGAGCGCGGCAGCTCGACCATTCGCGCGCCGTGCAGCAAGCGCGCGGTCAATCGCTGGAAGACGCCCAAGCGCTGCGCGCTAAGCTGCGAGATTGCGAAGTAGAAACTCATCGATTGGAGTTGGCGCGCCGCGAGTTGGAGCTGGAACGATTGGCGCTGGCGAACCGCCTGCGCGACGATTATCAGGTGGAATTGAGCGAGTTTACCGGCGAGATCGACACGCCAGACGAGCGATCACGGGAGGAGATCGACGGCGAAATCGCGGAGCTGCGTCGAAAAATCAACTCCATTGGGGCAGTGAACCTGGACGCGCTGGCCGAACTCGACGAGTTGGAATCTCGACATCAGAACCTCACCAGCCAATTCCAGGATTTGGCGCAGGCCAAGAGTTCATTGGAGCAGATCATTGGCAAGATCAACGGCGACAGCCGACGCTTGCTGGCCGAGACGTTTGAGACTGTGCGCGGGCACTTTCAGGAGTTGTTCGCCAAGCTGTTTGGCGGGGGACATGCCGACATTGTGCTGGAAGCGGGCGTCGACATCTTGGAGAGCGGCATCGAGATTGTGGCGCGGCCGCCTGGCAAAGAACCGCGGAGCATTTCGCTGTTGAGCGGCGGCGAGAAGACGATGACCTGCGTGGCGCTGCTGTTGGCGATTTTTCGGAGTCGGCCCAGCCCGTTTTGCGTGCTGGATGAGGTTGACGCGGCGCTGGACGAGGCAAACATTGAGCGCTTCGTGGGCGTATTACGCGAGTTTCTGGCCTGGACGCAGTTCATCATCATCACCCATTCGAAGCGAACCATGACCTGCGCCAACACGCTCTACGGCGTCACCATGCAGGAGACCGGGGTGTCGAAGCGGGTATCGGTGCAGTTTGAGGATGTGAGCGAGACGGGAGAAATCCTCAGCACGGCTGGCCGCGACGACGAAACGCAGGCGGCATAG